A section of the Humulus lupulus chromosome 2, drHumLupu1.1, whole genome shotgun sequence genome encodes:
- the LOC133814053 gene encoding secreted RxLR effector protein 161-like — translation MHLKQRSYMNKVQNGFNMQDTKSASVPIGGQSVLSKDQCPVTVEEKEYMKEVPYAMALGCLMHIMVSTGPDIAHTLSILTRFMSNPGMEHWNALKWLLRYLRGTSDYGLTYYKKSEKVTLKGYVDVDYPSSRDTRRSTTSYVFLTNEDCISWKSQLQSVVALSTTEA, via the coding sequence ATGCATCTCAAACAGAGAAGTTACATGAACAAGGTACAGAACGGATTTAATATGCAAGACACTAAAAGTGCATCAGTACCCATAGGAGGACAATCTGTTCTATCTAAGGATCAATGTCCAGTTACAGTAGAAGAGAAAGAATACATGAAAGAAGTTCCATATGCAATGGCTCTTGGATGCCTAATGCATATCATGGTTAGCACAGGGCCAGACATAGCTCATACACTAAGTATACTCACTAGGTTCATGTCTAATCCAGGCATGGAACATTGGAATGCACTCAAGTGGTTATTGAGATATTTGAGAGGAACTTCAGATTATGGTCTCACCTACTACAAGAAATCTGAGAAAGTAACTTTAAAGGGCTATGTAGATGTTGATTATCCATCTAGTAGAGACACAAGAAGATCAACTACTTCATATGTATTCTTGACCAATGAAGATTGCATAAGCTGGAAGTCACAGCTCCAATCCGTGGTGGCTTTATCCACAACAGAAGCATAA